A part of Aquaspirillum sp. LM1 genomic DNA contains:
- the upp gene encoding uracil phosphoribosyltransferase translates to MPITIVNHPLVQHKLGLLREADISTYKFRTLTHELARLLAYEATRDFELEPVTIDGWCGDIHVQRIKGKKVTVVPILRAGLGMLDGVLDLVPSAKISVVGLYRNEETLEPVPYFDKFVDSLDERIALIIDPMLATGGSMIATIDLLKRKGCQSIKAIVMVAAPEGVKAVSEAHPDVEIVTAALDSHLNEHGYIIPGLGDAGDKIFGTKHA, encoded by the coding sequence ATGCCTATCACCATCGTCAACCACCCTCTGGTGCAGCATAAACTCGGCCTGCTGCGCGAGGCCGACATCAGCACCTATAAATTCCGCACCCTCACCCACGAGCTGGCACGGCTGCTGGCTTACGAAGCCACCCGCGACTTCGAACTGGAGCCGGTGACCATTGATGGCTGGTGCGGCGACATCCATGTGCAGCGCATCAAGGGCAAGAAAGTCACTGTGGTGCCGATTCTGCGCGCTGGCCTGGGCATGCTCGACGGCGTGCTCGATCTGGTGCCGTCGGCCAAGATCAGCGTGGTGGGCCTGTACCGCAACGAAGAAACCCTGGAGCCGGTGCCGTACTTCGACAAGTTTGTCGATAGCCTGGACGAGCGCATTGCCTTGATCATCGACCCGATGCTGGCCACCGGCGGGTCGATGATTGCCACCATCGACCTGCTCAAGCGCAAGGGCTGCCAGAGCATCAAGGCCATTGTGATGGTGGCCGCGCCGGAAGGGGTGAAAGCTGTCAGCGAAGCACACCCGGATGTGGAAATCGTCACTGCCGCGCTGGACAGCCATCTGAATGAACACGGCTATATCATTCCTGGCCTGGGCGACGCCGGTGACAAGATTTTTGGCACCAAGCACGCCTGA
- a CDS encoding bifunctional diguanylate cyclase/phosphodiesterase, translating into MWVQRKLSGLLLLVLAVGVAAPALLWAAWDIQRSARQQQQAFAQEIQQFQRKLESGLQSPLWDLAPDSAAPLLDAQFQDRRLASLTVLTDARQLFYHHDEASRRDGQCTTHHLPVYRQTQLLGEALAEFCDGALQAQIAQQRSERLWLIGGQFGLTLMLIVALLHWRLVLPVRQLVAQAQALAQRRLAQPFTWLRRDELGQLGAALETTRQALAQLFTRLEQQNQALHAELQQRAAISEALRHSQQRYQALVDEAPEGIALICPGTGRFVEGNPQTAHLLGCRQDALPDYTPFDVALTVKTDAPAVWQQRWLSALHAASEGVFSQFRWRFQPLDGQPQRHIDVHLGRLDTGQGRAIRATLLDVTAQVSAERQLHLMQRATEQSRDGIAILDSRLTLSSCNPGFRWLFGHEDVRLLPCLDPHNPALYQALCQQLDSEGNWQDAMWLNTRQGSRYCQVRISRIVSEEDPDNHICVVTDTTETHQQEDRIRYLAHHDPVTGLTNRHFLYGRMAEDIHLTPPRPFALGFLDLDRFKTINDTLGHEAGDILLQAVARRLQTIIRNEDLVSRIGGDEFVILASGMRQAKEADELFTRVLGAFHEPFELAGKLFHITPSIGVCFFPSDGDNADVLMRNADTAMYVAKAAGRNTYRLFAQAMHAQNAERLDLERELRRGIQQGQFVAHYQPKVNPQGRLIGCEALVRWQHPELGLLSPARFLPMAEETGLIVSIGRQVLLAACQDCLRWRQAGYPDLCVAVNVSSRQFSHDNLQDTVQACLDQSGLPPDALELEITESLLMDNLEQAITLLNALRALGIRISLDDFGTGYSSLSYLQKLPIDTLKIDRSFVQHIDSRPGDAAITRAIITLAHGLGVRVVAEGVETVAQRDVLNGMHCDVMQGFWFSRPVSGEVLMTRLGDTFGGESS; encoded by the coding sequence ATGTGGGTTCAACGCAAACTGTCCGGCTTGCTCTTGCTGGTGCTGGCCGTTGGCGTGGCAGCCCCTGCACTGCTGTGGGCCGCCTGGGACATCCAGCGCAGCGCCCGCCAGCAGCAACAGGCATTTGCCCAGGAAATCCAGCAGTTCCAGCGCAAGCTGGAATCCGGCCTGCAATCGCCGCTGTGGGATCTGGCCCCAGACAGCGCCGCGCCCTTGCTGGATGCCCAGTTTCAAGACCGCCGCCTGGCCAGCCTGACCGTGCTGACCGACGCCCGCCAGCTGTTTTATCACCACGACGAAGCCAGCCGGCGTGATGGCCAGTGCACGACTCACCATCTGCCGGTTTACCGGCAAACCCAGCTGCTGGGCGAAGCGCTGGCCGAGTTTTGCGATGGTGCGCTGCAGGCGCAGATTGCCCAGCAGCGCAGCGAGCGGCTATGGCTGATTGGTGGCCAGTTTGGCCTGACGCTGATGCTGATTGTGGCGCTGCTGCACTGGCGGCTGGTATTGCCGGTGCGCCAGCTGGTGGCGCAGGCCCAGGCGCTGGCCCAACGCCGGCTGGCGCAGCCGTTTACCTGGCTGCGCCGCGACGAGCTGGGCCAGCTGGGGGCGGCGCTGGAAACCACCCGGCAGGCGCTGGCCCAGCTGTTTACCCGGCTGGAGCAACAAAACCAGGCGCTGCACGCCGAACTGCAGCAGCGCGCCGCCATCAGCGAGGCGCTGCGCCACAGCCAGCAGCGCTATCAGGCGCTGGTGGACGAAGCGCCGGAAGGCATTGCGCTGATTTGCCCTGGCACCGGGCGCTTTGTTGAAGGCAACCCGCAAACCGCCCACCTGCTGGGCTGCCGGCAGGATGCCCTGCCAGACTACACCCCGTTTGATGTCGCGCTGACGGTAAAAACCGACGCACCCGCCGTGTGGCAGCAGCGCTGGCTGTCGGCGCTGCATGCCGCCAGCGAGGGCGTATTCAGCCAGTTTCGCTGGCGTTTTCAGCCACTGGACGGCCAGCCGCAACGGCATATCGACGTCCACCTGGGCCGGCTGGATACCGGGCAGGGCCGCGCCATTCGCGCCACCCTGCTGGATGTCACCGCCCAGGTCAGCGCCGAACGCCAGCTGCACCTGATGCAGCGCGCCACCGAACAAAGCCGCGATGGCATTGCCATTCTGGACAGCCGGCTGACGCTGAGCAGCTGCAATCCGGGATTCCGCTGGCTGTTTGGCCATGAAGATGTCCGCCTACTGCCCTGCCTGGACCCGCACAATCCGGCCTTGTATCAGGCCTTGTGCCAGCAGCTGGACAGCGAAGGCAACTGGCAGGACGCCATGTGGCTGAACACCCGTCAGGGCAGCCGCTACTGCCAGGTGCGCATCAGCCGGATTGTCAGCGAGGAAGACCCGGACAACCATATCTGCGTGGTGACCGACACCACCGAAACCCACCAGCAGGAAGACCGCATCCGTTACCTGGCCCACCACGATCCGGTGACCGGGCTGACCAACCGGCATTTTTTATACGGACGGATGGCCGAGGATATTCACCTGACGCCACCGCGCCCGTTTGCCCTGGGTTTTCTGGATCTGGACCGGTTCAAGACCATCAACGACACCCTGGGCCACGAAGCTGGCGATATTTTATTGCAGGCGGTGGCGCGTCGGCTGCAGACCATCATTCGCAACGAAGACCTGGTGTCGCGGATTGGCGGCGACGAATTTGTCATTCTGGCCAGCGGCATGCGCCAGGCCAAGGAAGCCGACGAGCTGTTCACCCGTGTGCTGGGTGCGTTTCACGAGCCATTTGAACTGGCCGGCAAGCTGTTTCACATTACCCCAAGCATTGGCGTGTGTTTTTTCCCGTCCGACGGCGACAATGCCGACGTGCTGATGCGCAACGCCGACACCGCCATGTACGTGGCCAAGGCCGCCGGGCGCAATACCTACCGGCTGTTTGCCCAGGCTATGCACGCCCAGAACGCCGAGCGGCTGGATCTGGAGCGCGAATTGCGCCGGGGCATTCAGCAGGGTCAGTTTGTTGCCCATTACCAGCCCAAGGTAAACCCGCAAGGACGGCTGATTGGCTGCGAAGCGCTGGTGCGCTGGCAGCACCCCGAACTGGGCCTGCTGTCGCCCGCGCGGTTTTTGCCCATGGCCGAAGAAACCGGCCTGATTGTCAGTATTGGCCGTCAGGTGCTGCTGGCCGCCTGCCAGGATTGTCTGCGCTGGCGTCAGGCCGGCTATCCGGATCTCTGCGTGGCGGTGAATGTCTCCAGCCGGCAGTTCAGCCACGACAATTTGCAAGACACCGTGCAAGCCTGCCTGGACCAGAGTGGCCTGCCGCCGGATGCGCTGGAGCTGGAGATTACCGAAAGCCTGCTGATGGACAATCTGGAACAGGCCATTACGCTATTGAATGCACTGCGGGCGCTGGGCATTCGCATCTCGCTGGACGACTTTGGCACCGGCTATTCCAGCCTGAGTTATTTGCAAAAGCTGCCGATCGACACCCTTAAAATCGACCGCAGCTTTGTCCAGCATATCGACAGCCGCCCCGGTGACGCGGCCATCACCCGCGCCATCATCACCCTGGCCCATGGCCTGGGCGTGCGCGTGGTGGCCGAAGGGGTGGAAACCGTGGCCCAGCGCGATGTGCTGAACGGGATGCACTGCGACGTGATGCAGGGTTTCTGGTTCAGTCGGCCAGTGTCGGGCGAGGTGCTGATGACCCGGCTGGGCGACACCTTTGGCGGTGAGTCATCGTAA
- a CDS encoding glycosyltransferase family 39 protein, whose protein sequence is MLTYTPPKHPELPKPTEKPWLLLLLCFVWLWPGILGHGPWKPDEPYALGVVQWMLHSGDWQVPRIVGEAYLDTPPLYYWVAAGFARLLSPWLALHDAARLATPLFMALTLLFTGMTARELIGRRHGRSAVLILIGCLGLIESGHQLSPDVAMLCAESACLLGLALAQRRGFLAALALALGSTALLLSASLMEVAVVWLAVLLLLLLPGWRSRQYIKTVTISLALGMPLALLWPLSMLKHEPALFAQWWYSLALGPFYGFGRLTLLHEFGYYLRLLPWFAWPAWPLAAWAVWRGRERLNAARYQLPLLLIAINLLVLWLSPRQNALYALPLLLPMAVLAAVELDTLKRGAAAFFNWFGVLTLGLAGGLIWLGWAAMNFGWPVQLLTLAVKYSPTYQAQVHVLPLLLALGITLAWGWAVTRRRLMGRQAVTNWALGMTLLWSLAGALWLPWLDAQKSYQPVMLSLRQALPDTGECVSTARSNQLPRAMAYYYIGLSLPDSDGPVGQACRYRLITTPDPHYQPQGPWQARWRGARPAEKREFYVLLARVAD, encoded by the coding sequence ATGCTGACCTATACCCCGCCCAAACATCCCGAACTGCCCAAACCGACGGAAAAACCCTGGCTGCTATTGCTGCTGTGCTTTGTCTGGCTGTGGCCGGGCATTCTCGGCCATGGCCCGTGGAAACCCGACGAGCCCTATGCGCTGGGCGTGGTGCAGTGGATGCTGCACAGCGGCGACTGGCAAGTGCCGCGTATTGTCGGCGAAGCCTATCTGGATACGCCGCCGCTGTATTACTGGGTGGCCGCCGGGTTTGCCCGGTTATTGTCGCCCTGGCTGGCGCTGCACGACGCCGCCCGGCTGGCCACGCCTTTATTTATGGCGCTGACCCTGCTGTTTACCGGCATGACTGCCCGCGAGCTGATTGGCCGCCGCCATGGCCGCAGTGCCGTGCTGATCTTGATTGGCTGCCTGGGCCTGATTGAATCCGGCCACCAGCTGTCGCCCGATGTGGCCATGCTCTGCGCCGAATCGGCCTGCTTGCTGGGGCTGGCGCTGGCGCAGCGCCGGGGGTTTCTGGCAGCGCTGGCGCTGGCGCTGGGCAGCACCGCGCTGTTGTTGTCGGCCAGCCTGATGGAAGTGGCTGTGGTGTGGCTGGCGGTGTTACTGCTCTTGCTGCTGCCTGGCTGGCGCAGCCGCCAGTATATCAAGACGGTGACCATTTCATTGGCGCTGGGCATGCCGCTGGCGCTGTTGTGGCCGCTGTCGATGCTCAAGCACGAGCCGGCGTTGTTTGCCCAATGGTGGTATTCGCTGGCGCTGGGGCCGTTTTATGGTTTTGGCCGGCTGACACTGCTGCATGAGTTTGGCTATTACCTGCGTTTATTGCCGTGGTTTGCCTGGCCGGCGTGGCCGCTGGCGGCCTGGGCGGTGTGGCGGGGGCGTGAACGCTTGAATGCCGCGCGCTATCAGCTGCCGCTGCTGCTGATAGCGATTAATTTGCTGGTGCTGTGGCTGTCGCCGCGCCAGAACGCCCTGTATGCCTTGCCGCTGTTGCTGCCGATGGCAGTGCTGGCCGCTGTGGAGCTCGATACCCTCAAGCGCGGGGCTGCCGCGTTTTTCAACTGGTTTGGCGTGCTCACCCTGGGCCTGGCTGGCGGCTTGATCTGGCTGGGCTGGGCGGCGATGAACTTTGGCTGGCCGGTGCAGCTGCTCACGCTGGCGGTGAAGTACAGCCCGACGTATCAGGCGCAGGTGCATGTTCTGCCCTTGCTGCTGGCGCTGGGCATTACTCTGGCCTGGGGCTGGGCCGTGACCCGTCGCCGGCTGATGGGCCGTCAGGCGGTCACCAACTGGGCGCTGGGGATGACCTTGCTGTGGAGCCTGGCCGGTGCCTTGTGGCTGCCGTGGCTGGATGCGCAAAAAAGCTATCAGCCGGTGATGCTGTCGCTGCGCCAGGCCTTGCCGGACACGGGCGAGTGCGTGAGCACGGCGCGCAGCAATCAGCTGCCCAGGGCAATGGCGTATTACTATATCGGGCTGTCTTTGCCAGACAGCGATGGCCCGGTTGGCCAAGCCTGCCGCTATCGGCTGATTACCACGCCAGACCCGCATTACCAGCCGCAAGGGCCGTGGCAGGCGCGGTGGCGTGGAGCCCGACCGGCAGAAAAACGCGAGTTTTACGTGTTGCTGGCGCGCGTGGCGGACTAA
- the rpmE gene encoding 50S ribosomal protein L31 has product MKAGIHPDYTEVNVTCSCGHVFQTRSTMGKENFHVEVCSQCHPFYTGKQKVLDTAGRIDKFKQKFGKFSR; this is encoded by the coding sequence ATGAAAGCTGGTATCCATCCGGATTACACCGAAGTCAACGTGACCTGCTCGTGCGGCCATGTTTTCCAGACCCGTTCCACCATGGGCAAGGAAAACTTCCACGTTGAAGTGTGCTCGCAATGCCACCCGTTCTACACCGGCAAGCAAAAGGTGCTGGACACCGCTGGCCGTATCGACAAGTTCAAGCAAAAGTTCGGCAAGTTCTCGCGCTAA
- a CDS encoding PaaI family thioesterase has product MSQISVDAFQCLIDADLPLVSLFGIRTTAIGHGSASMRMHFNPGLIRPGGTIAGPALMALADVTLYAVVLGMIGQVELAVTTSLNINFLRKPGQTDILAEGRILKLGQRLAVGEVLLYAEGDPEPVAHVTGTYSIPPRR; this is encoded by the coding sequence ATGAGCCAGATATCCGTTGATGCCTTCCAATGCCTGATTGACGCCGACCTGCCGCTGGTCAGCCTGTTTGGCATTCGCACCACCGCCATTGGCCACGGCAGCGCCAGCATGCGCATGCACTTCAACCCCGGCCTGATCCGCCCCGGCGGCACCATTGCCGGACCGGCGCTGATGGCGCTGGCCGATGTCACCCTGTATGCAGTGGTGCTGGGCATGATTGGCCAGGTGGAGTTGGCAGTGACCACCAGCCTGAACATCAATTTCTTGCGCAAGCCCGGCCAGACCGACATCCTGGCCGAAGGCCGCATTCTGAAACTGGGCCAGCGTCTGGCGGTGGGCGAAGTGCTGCTGTACGCCGAGGGTGACCCAGAACCCGTGGCGCATGTCACCGGCACTTATTCGATTCCGCCGCGCCGCTGA
- a CDS encoding alpha/beta fold hydrolase produces the protein MSLSLAADKRSFHIQTLETADGYPLVAQRYLPSGPVRARLIVAGATGVQQQFYRRFARFARLRGYDTLTLDYRGVGLSAPAELRGFRMNYLDWGQQDLAAAVKAMHGDGCPLYLLGHSYGGHALGLLPNHELIDACFTFGTGSGWHGWMPTLEGWRVRFLLNMVGPLLTRWYGYLPLKRLNMGENLPLDVYRQWKHWCRYPRYFFEDSSLPELAQRFAQVRLPILAANAVDDSWASPGSRDAFMPGYQNAPWQGRDIQPNSFGMAQIGHMGYFRATAQPLWVEALDWLSQQPQRYPQSPQGVAA, from the coding sequence ATGTCGCTCTCACTCGCCGCAGACAAGCGCTCTTTCCATATACAAACGCTGGAAACCGCCGATGGGTATCCGCTGGTGGCACAGCGTTATCTGCCCAGCGGCCCGGTGCGCGCCCGGCTGATTGTGGCCGGGGCCACCGGGGTGCAGCAGCAGTTTTACCGCCGCTTTGCCCGGTTTGCCCGCCTGCGTGGCTACGACACGCTGACGCTGGACTATCGCGGAGTGGGCCTGTCGGCACCGGCAGAGCTGCGCGGCTTCCGGATGAATTATCTGGACTGGGGTCAGCAGGATCTGGCGGCGGCGGTAAAAGCCATGCACGGGGACGGTTGCCCGCTGTACCTGCTGGGCCATTCCTACGGCGGACACGCGCTGGGGCTGTTGCCCAATCACGAACTGATTGACGCCTGCTTTACCTTTGGCACCGGCTCTGGCTGGCATGGCTGGATGCCCACCCTTGAAGGCTGGCGTGTGCGGTTTTTGCTCAATATGGTCGGCCCGCTGCTGACGCGCTGGTATGGCTATCTGCCGCTCAAGCGGCTGAATATGGGCGAAAACCTGCCGCTGGATGTTTACCGGCAATGGAAGCACTGGTGCCGTTATCCACGGTATTTTTTTGAAGACAGCAGCCTGCCGGAACTGGCGCAACGCTTTGCCCAGGTGCGCCTGCCCATTCTGGCCGCCAATGCGGTGGACGATAGCTGGGCCTCGCCGGGCTCGCGTGATGCTTTTATGCCGGGTTACCAGAATGCCCCCTGGCAGGGGCGTGACATCCAGCCTAATTCTTTTGGCATGGCGCAGATTGGCCATATGGGCTATTTCCGCGCCACCGCCCAGCCGCTGTGGGTGGAAGCGCTGGACTGGCTGTCCCAACAGCCGCAACGCTATCCGCAGTCGCCACAGGGCGTGGCGGCATGA
- a CDS encoding inositol monophosphatase family protein → MHPMLTIAVKAARRAASVIQRASNNLDILRPEQKRPNDFVSEVDRAAEQTIIDTIRDAYPDHAILAEESGGSRIGQSEFEWIIDPLDGTTNYLHGYPQYCISIALSVRGVLSHAVIYDPNRNDLFTASRGAGAFLNDRRIRVGKRTQLSDCLVATGHPHVNTSQLDLDMAQLKAMIQRTVGVRREGSAALDLAYVACGRTDGYWEMNLKPWDIAAGSLLVQEAGGIITDLTGNEGWLESGDILAANPKIMHQMLQVLNQVEL, encoded by the coding sequence ATGCATCCGATGCTCACGATTGCGGTCAAAGCCGCCCGCCGCGCTGCCAGTGTGATCCAGCGCGCTTCCAACAACCTCGACATCCTGCGTCCCGAGCAAAAACGCCCGAACGATTTTGTCAGCGAAGTTGACCGCGCCGCCGAGCAGACCATCATCGACACCATTCGCGATGCTTATCCGGACCACGCCATTCTAGCAGAGGAGTCTGGCGGCTCCCGGATTGGCCAGTCCGAGTTCGAATGGATCATCGACCCGCTGGATGGCACCACCAACTATCTGCATGGCTACCCGCAGTACTGCATCAGCATTGCGCTGTCGGTGCGCGGCGTGCTCAGCCATGCGGTGATCTACGATCCCAACCGTAACGATCTGTTTACCGCCAGCCGGGGCGCAGGGGCTTTTCTGAACGACCGCCGCATCCGCGTGGGCAAGCGCACCCAGCTGTCCGACTGCCTGGTGGCCACCGGTCACCCGCACGTCAACACCAGCCAGCTGGATCTGGACATGGCCCAGCTCAAGGCCATGATTCAACGCACCGTGGGCGTGCGCCGCGAAGGCTCCGCCGCGCTGGATCTGGCCTATGTGGCGTGTGGCCGTACCGATGGTTACTGGGAAATGAACCTGAAGCCGTGGGATATTGCTGCGGGCAGCCTGCTGGTGCAGGAAGCTGGCGGCATCATCACCGACCTGACCGGCAATGAAGGCTGGCTGGAGTCTGGCGACATCCTGGCCGCCAATCCGAAGATCATGCACCAGATGCTGCAGGTGCTGAACCAGGTTGAGCTGTGA
- a CDS encoding RNA methyltransferase, which translates to MMKPEAVDVLKNIRVVLARPSHPGNIGSAARAMKTMGLTRLTLVAPRDFPSAEANTLASGAVDVLEQAQVCASLSDALADVTLAAALTSRRREIAAPLLTPRDAAGELLACAAQGQQVALVFGNETFGLSIEEVEQCNLLVTIPGNPDYFSLNLAQAVQVLAYELFSQTGYGLDALRQPVEHASHAQVEGFYQHLEHTLQQIGFFERRPPDRLMRRLRTLFNRSRLQREEIDILRGMLKQIERHAPAQPPQP; encoded by the coding sequence ATGATGAAACCCGAAGCTGTTGATGTACTGAAAAATATTCGCGTGGTGCTGGCCCGGCCCTCGCATCCGGGCAATATTGGCTCGGCGGCCAGAGCGATGAAAACCATGGGCCTGACCCGGCTGACCCTGGTGGCCCCGCGCGATTTCCCCAGCGCAGAAGCCAACACCCTGGCCTCAGGCGCAGTGGACGTGCTGGAGCAGGCCCAGGTGTGCGCCAGCCTGAGCGACGCGCTGGCCGACGTGACCCTGGCCGCCGCGCTCACCAGCCGCCGCCGCGAAATTGCCGCCCCGCTGCTCACCCCGCGTGATGCCGCCGGCGAACTGCTGGCCTGCGCTGCCCAGGGCCAGCAAGTGGCGCTGGTATTTGGCAACGAAACCTTTGGCCTGTCGATTGAAGAAGTGGAGCAATGCAACCTGCTGGTGACCATCCCCGGCAACCCGGACTACTTTTCCCTTAACCTGGCCCAGGCGGTGCAAGTGCTGGCCTACGAGCTGTTCAGCCAGACCGGCTACGGCCTGGACGCGCTGCGCCAGCCGGTGGAACACGCCAGCCACGCCCAGGTGGAAGGCTTTTATCAGCACCTCGAACACACCCTGCAGCAGATTGGCTTTTTTGAACGCCGTCCGCCCGACCGGCTGATGCGCCGCTTGCGCACCCTGTTTAACCGCAGCCGCCTGCAGCGCGAAGAAATCGACATCCTGCGCGGCATGCTCAAACAAATTGAACGCCACGCCCCAGCCCAGCCGCCACAGCCATGA
- a CDS encoding DUF1853 family protein — MTPLPHPAHYRQPVVRDLAQLLLGQPPWHTGCELPHPRLLGAHGLSLLAELDTQPQPLLDALAQRPATRRLGRYVEALLHSWCQLAPHCQDIHANLPLRDGGHTLGEFDLLLRLDGEPWHLELACKYYLVVGRHGEHCVGPNPHDAWQRKLAKLQQQLRLSRHPLAAQALPAGWQGCQVGSVLRGQFFYRDTPLALPPLNPAAPAGWWRPLADPWLGETHPATRYLHLPRLAWLGPAQRPAHASDLLTATTLRPHLAHCDSPQQLAQLQQTANGDWQECARGFVAPGAWLESDMLTLAEV; from the coding sequence ATGACCCCCCTTCCCCACCCGGCGCACTACCGCCAGCCCGTGGTGCGCGACCTGGCCCAGCTGCTGCTAGGCCAGCCACCATGGCACACCGGCTGCGAACTGCCCCACCCCCGCCTGCTGGGCGCACACGGCCTGAGCCTGCTGGCCGAACTCGACACCCAGCCCCAGCCGCTGCTCGACGCGCTGGCCCAGCGCCCGGCCACCCGCCGGCTGGGCCGCTATGTAGAAGCCCTGCTGCACAGCTGGTGCCAGCTGGCCCCGCATTGCCAGGACATTCACGCCAACCTGCCCCTGCGCGACGGCGGCCACACCCTGGGTGAATTTGACCTGCTGCTGCGCCTGGACGGCGAACCCTGGCATCTGGAGCTGGCGTGCAAATACTATCTGGTGGTGGGCCGCCACGGCGAACACTGCGTTGGCCCCAACCCGCACGACGCCTGGCAGCGCAAGCTGGCTAAACTGCAACAGCAACTGCGCCTCAGCCGCCACCCGCTGGCCGCCCAGGCCCTGCCCGCCGGCTGGCAGGGCTGTCAGGTTGGTTCGGTGTTACGCGGCCAGTTTTTTTACCGCGACACCCCACTGGCCCTGCCCCCGCTCAACCCAGCCGCCCCCGCCGGCTGGTGGCGACCGCTGGCCGACCCCTGGCTCGGCGAAACCCACCCCGCCACCCGCTACCTGCACCTGCCGCGCCTGGCCTGGCTCGGCCCCGCCCAGCGCCCGGCCCACGCCAGCGACCTGCTCACCGCCACCACCCTGCGCCCACACTTGGCCCACTGCGACAGCCCGCAACAACTGGCCCAACTGCAGCAAACCGCCAACGGCGACTGGCAAGAATGCGCGCGCGGGTTTGTTGCCCCCGGCGCGTGGCTGGAGTCGGATATGTTGACCCTGGCGGAGGTGTAG
- the cas1f gene encoding type I-F CRISPR-associated endonuclease Cas1f, with amino-acid sequence MDNLRPTDLKTILHSKRANLYYLEHCRVLVNGGRVEYVTDQGKQSLYWNIPIANTTTVLLGTGTSITQAAVRELAKAGVMLGFCGGGGTPLFSANEMDIEVAWFAPQSEYRPTEYLQAWTRFWFDDGQRLAAAKLFQYERLGQIVRHWQQRARTEASFGCDAERLSAALDASRARIEHAPDHTALLTEEARLSKILFRLACEATGYGDFTRAKGGSGSDPANRFLDHGNYLAYGLAASATWVLGLPHGLAVLHGKTRRGGLVFDVADLVKDALILPQAFVSAMRGDDEQAFRRACIETLTRTEALDSMIDTLKTVAIRLGSGHAGLRDEGTA; translated from the coding sequence ATGGACAACCTTCGCCCCACCGACCTGAAAACCATCCTGCACTCCAAGCGTGCCAATCTGTACTACCTGGAACACTGCCGGGTATTGGTGAATGGCGGACGGGTGGAATACGTGACCGACCAGGGCAAGCAATCGCTGTACTGGAATATCCCGATTGCCAACACCACCACCGTGCTGCTGGGTACGGGCACGTCAATCACTCAGGCCGCTGTGCGCGAACTGGCCAAGGCTGGGGTGATGCTGGGATTTTGTGGCGGTGGCGGCACGCCGTTATTTTCAGCCAACGAAATGGATATAGAAGTGGCCTGGTTTGCGCCGCAAAGCGAATACCGGCCCACCGAATATCTGCAGGCGTGGACACGCTTCTGGTTTGATGATGGCCAGCGACTGGCGGCGGCCAAGCTGTTTCAGTACGAGCGGTTGGGGCAGATTGTCCGGCACTGGCAGCAACGTGCACGCACCGAGGCCAGCTTTGGCTGCGATGCAGAACGGCTGAGCGCTGCGTTGGATGCCTCACGCGCACGCATTGAGCACGCCCCCGACCATACCGCTTTGCTGACCGAAGAAGCACGGCTGAGCAAAATACTGTTTCGCCTGGCCTGCGAGGCCACCGGGTATGGTGACTTTACCCGCGCCAAGGGCGGCTCGGGCAGTGACCCGGCCAATCGGTTTCTGGATCATGGCAATTATCTGGCTTACGGGCTGGCCGCCAGCGCCACCTGGGTGCTGGGCCTGCCGCATGGGCTGGCGGTGTTACACGGCAAAACCCGGCGTGGTGGCCTGGTGTTTGACGTGGCGGACCTGGTCAAAGACGCGCTGATTTTGCCCCAGGCTTTTGTCAGCGCCATGCGCGGCGATGATGAGCAGGCGTTTCGCCGCGCCTGCATCGAGACACTGACCCGCACCGAAGCGCTGGACAGCATGATCGACACCCTGAAAACCGTGGCCATCCGGCTGGGCAGTGGTCACGCAGGCCTCCGCGACGAGGGTACCGCATGA